A window of the Arachis hypogaea cultivar Tifrunner unplaced genomic scaffold, arahy.Tifrunner.gnm2.J5K5 arahy.Tifrunner.gnm2.scaffold_36, whole genome shotgun sequence genome harbors these coding sequences:
- the LOC114927093 gene encoding NAD(P)H-quinone oxidoreductase subunit K, chloroplastic: MNSIEFPLLDRTTQNSVISTTLNDLSNWSRLSSLWPLLYGTSCCFIEFASLIGSRFDFDRYGLVPRSSPRQADLILTAGTVTMKMAPSLVRLYEQMPEPKYVIAMGACTITGGMFSTDSYSTVRGVDKLIPVDVYLPGCPPKPEAIIDAITKLRKKISREIDEDHIRSQQENRCFTTNHKFHVERSTHTGNYNQGFFYQPPFTSEITSDIFFKYKKSKHPATKPSN; the protein is encoded by the coding sequence ATGAATTCCATTGAGTTTCCCTTACTTGATCGAACAACCCAAAATTCAGTTATTTCAACTACATTAAATGATCTTTCAAATTGGTCAAGACTATCCAGTTTATGGCCGCTTCTCTATGGTACCAGTTGTTGCTTCATTGAATTTGCTTCATTAATAGGATCACGATTCGACTTTGATCGTTATGGACTGGTACCGCGATCTAGTCCTAGGCAGGCAGACCTTATTTTAACAGCGGGCACAGTAACTATGAAAATGGCTCCTTCTTTAGTTAGATTATATGAGCAAATGCCCGAACCAAAATATGTTATTGCTATGGGAGCCTGTACAATTACAGGGGGTATGTTCAGTACCGATTCTTATAGTACTGTTCGGGGAGTTGATAAGCTAATTCCCGTGGATGTCTATTTGCCAGGCTGTCCACCTAAACCAGAGGCCATTATAGATGCTATAACAAAACTTCGTAAGAAAATATCTCGAGAAATCGATGAAGATCATATTAGGTCTCAACAAGAAAATAGGTGTTTTACTACGAACCACAAGTTTCATGTTGAACGCAGTACTCATACCGGCAATTATAATCAAGGGTTTTTCTATCAACCACCATTCACTTCGGAGATAACCTCGGACatatttttcaaatataaaaaaagtaaGCATCCTGCCACGAAGCCAAGTAATTAA
- the LOC114927092 gene encoding ATP synthase subunit beta, chloroplastic, translating into MRINPTTSGPEISVLEKKNLGRIDQIIGPVLDVAFPPGKMPNIYNALVVKGRDIVGQQINVTCEVQQLLGNNRVRAVAMSATDGLMRGMEVIDTGAPLSVPVGGATLGRIFNVLGEPIDNLGPVDTRTTSPIHRSAPAFIQLDTKLSIFETGIKVVDLLAPYRRGGKIGLFGGAGVGKTVLIMELINNIAKAHGGVSVFGGVGERTREGNDLYMEMKESGVINEKTIGESKVALVYGQMNEPPGARMRVGLTALTMAEYFRDVNEQDVLLFIDNIFRFVQAGSEVSALLGRMPSAVGYQPTLSTEMGSLQERITSTKEGSITSIQAVYVPADDLTDPAPATTFAHLDATTVLSRGLAAKGIYPAVDPLDSTSTMLQPRIVGEEHYETAQRVKQTLQRYKELQDIIAILGLDELSEEDRLTVARARKIERFLSQPFFVAEVFTGSPGKYVGLAETIRGFKLILSGELDGLPEQAFYLVGNIDEATAKATNLEMEGKLKK; encoded by the coding sequence ATGAGAATAAATCCTACCACTTCTGGTCCTGAGATTTCTGtgcttgaaaaaaaaaacctgGGACGTATCGACCAAATAATAGGTCCGGTATTGGATGTAGCTTTCCCTCCAGGGAAGATGCCAAATATTTACAACGCTCTGGTAGTAAAGGGTCGAGACATTGTTGGTCAACAAATTAACGTGACTTGTGAAGTACAGCAATTATTAGGAAATAATCGAGTTAGAGCTGTAGCTATGAGCGCTACAGATGGTCTAATGAGAGGAATGGAAGTGATTGATACGGGAGCTCCCCTAAGTGTTCCAGTGGGCGGAGCAACTCTAGGACGAATTTTTAACGTACTTGGCGAACCTATTGATAATTTGGGTCCTGTAGATACTCGCACAACATCTCCTATTCATCGATCCGCGCCTGCCTTTATACAATTAGACACAAAATTATCCATTTTTGAAACCGGaattaaagtagtagatcttttagCTCCTTATCGCCGTGGAGGAAAGATTGGACTCTTTGGCGGAGCTGGAGTGGGTAAAACAGTACTTATTATGGAATTGATCAATAACATTGCCAAAGCTCATGGCGGTGTATCCGTATTTGGCGGAGTGGGGGAGCGTACTCGTGAGGGAAATGATCTTTACATGGAAATGAAAGAATCCGGAGTAATTAATGAAAAAACTATTGGAGAATCAAAAGTTGCTCTAGTGTACGGTCAAATGAATGAACCGCCTGGAGCCCGTATGAGAGTTGGTTTAACTGCCCTAACTATGGCGGAATATTTCAGAGATGTTAATGAACAAGACGTGCTTCTATTTATCGACAATATCTTCCGATTCGTCCAAGCGGGATCCGAAGTGTCAGCCTTATTGGGTCGAATGCCTTCCGCTGTAGGTTATCAACCGACCCTTAGTACCGAAATGGGTTCTTTACAAGAAAGAATTACTTCTACCAAAGAAGGGTCTATAACTTCTATTCAAGCAGTTTATGTACCCGCAGACGATTTGACCGACCCTGCCCCTGCTACGACATTTGCACATTTGGATGCTACGACCGTACTATCAAGAGGATTGGCTGCCAAAGGTATCTATCCAGCTGTAGATCCTTTAGATTCAACGTCAACTATGCTCCAACCTCGGATTGTTGGTGAAGAACATTATGAAACTGCGCAAAGAGTTAAACAAACTTTACAGCGTTACAAAGAACTTCAGGACATTATAGCTATCCTTGGGTTGGACGAATTATCCGAAGAGGATCGCTTAACTGTAGCAAGAGCACGGAAAATTGAGCGTTTCTTATCACAGCCTTTTTTCGTAGCAGAAGTATTTACCGGTTCGCCAGGAAAATATGTAGGTCTAGCAGAAACAATTAGAGGGTTTAAATTGATTCTTTCTGGAGAATTAGACGGTCTTCCCGAGCAAGCCTTTTATTTGGTGGGTAATATCGATGAAGCAACTGCGAAGGCTACGAACTTAGAAATGGAGGGGAAATTGAAGAAATGA